The Vicia villosa cultivar HV-30 ecotype Madison, WI unplaced genomic scaffold, Vvil1.0 ctg.001682F_1_1, whole genome shotgun sequence genome includes a region encoding these proteins:
- the LOC131636270 gene encoding uncharacterized protein LOC131636270, producing the protein MKESAEGEEPLLEVDLEIKENEVEAEDLVVSEHVTKEKEVEPKPTIKLPFPKRNKKKGQHEKNFEKFLEMFKKLELNIPFLEALEQMPTYAKFMKDIILKKRTIDRDPIILTETCSAILQSMKIPVKKKDQGSVTIPSTFGDRSFKKALIDLGASVSLMSLSIYKRLGIGKVQDTRMTLQFADHSVKRPYGIVEDVLVKIDKFVFPMDFVILEMPEDEEIPIILGRPFLETGRCLIDIEEGTMTLKVYDEELKIDVRNTMKYKDDVATSQHIEVIDQIVINAHALKSQQLPLERVLSLSIFDETEVVDEKEMEVIAMMGAIPTFKGSRQNRWEDLRQPLMEEKKDEPKKGAELKQLPENLKYVFLDTESKCPTIISSHLEVFQENKLVKLLKKH; encoded by the coding sequence ATGAAGGAAAGTGCCGAAGGAGAAGAGCCATTATTGGAAGTTGATCTAGAAATAAAAGAGAATGAGGTAGAAGCTGAAGATTTGGTTGTGTCGGAACATGTGACGAAAGAGAAGGAGGTTGAGCCAAAACCCACCATTAAACTTCCTttccctaaaagaaataagaagaagggGCAGCAtgagaaaaattttgaaaaattcttggAGATGTTCAAAAAGCTCGAGTTAAACATTCCATTCTTGGAGGCATTGGAGCAAATGCCTACatatgccaaattcatgaaggacatcatcTTAAAGAAAAGAACCATCGATCGTGACCCtattattctaactgaaacttgtagtgctattttgcagagTATGAAGATCCCGGTGAAAAAGAAGGACCAAGGTTCCGTGACTATCCCTAGCACATTTGGGGATCGGTCCTTCAAGAAAGCTCTTATCGATTTAGGagcaagtgtgagtcttatgTCGCTGTCTATTTACAAAAGGCTAGGAATTGGTAAAGTGCAAGATACAAGGATGACACTCCAATTTGCCGATCACTCAGTAAAGAGACCTTACGGGATAGTAGAAGATGTGCTTGTAAAGATTGATAAGTTTGTGTTCCCGATGGATTTTGTCATCTTAGAGATGCCGGAGGATGAAGAGATTCCGATAATTttgggaagaccattcttagagaCTGGAAGATGTTTGATAGATATAGAAGAAGGCACAATGACTCTGAAGGTATATGATGAGGAGTTAAAAATTGATGTTCGAAACACTATGAAGTATAAGGATGATGTTGCAACCAGTCAACATATTGAGGTAATTGATCAAATTGTTATTAATGCACATGCTTTGAAGTCACAACAATTACCTTTAGAGAGGGTGTTGAGTCTATCAATTTTTGATGAAACGGAAGTGGTTGACGAAAAAGAAATGGAAGTAATAGCAATGATGGGAGCGATACCAACTTTTAAAGGCTCTCGACAAAACCGATGGGAGGATCTAAGGCAACCTTTAATGGAGGAGAAGAAAGATGAACCAAAAAAGGGGGCTGAATTGAAACAACTTCCGGAAAACCTCAAATATGTCTTCCTAGACACCGAAAGTAAATGCCCGACTATAATAAGTTCCCACCTTGAAGTTTTCCAAGAAAACAAGCTTGTCAAACTTCTGAAGAAACATTAA